In Anaerostipes hadrus ATCC 29173 = JCM 17467, a single genomic region encodes these proteins:
- a CDS encoding TM1266 family iron-only hydrogenase system putative regulator, with protein sequence MESRIAIIGIIVEDIDASSKVNDILHDYGMYILGRMGIPYHEKGVNIISIAIDAPQDIINTLAGKLGKVEGISAKTTYSKM encoded by the coding sequence ATGGAAAGTAGAATAGCGATCATAGGAATTATCGTAGAAGACATAGATGCATCTTCAAAGGTAAATGATATTTTACATGATTATGGAATGTATATTCTGGGAAGAATGGGGATACCATACCACGAGAAGGGGGTTAACATTATCAGCATCGCAATTGATGCACCGCAGGATATTATTAATACGTTAGCTGGAAAACTTGGAAAAGTAGAAGGAATCAGTGCAAAAACAACATATTCAAAGATGTAA
- a CDS encoding MATE family efflux transporter, translated as MERDLTTGSIGRNILKFSLPYFLSYFLQTLYGMADLFIIGQFNGVASTTAVSIGSQVMHMITVMIVGIAMGTTVMIGKSVGAKQKKETSKIIGNTVSLFVCLSVVLTVVLLFFVHPIVHIMSTPQQAVEGTTAYLTICFAGIPLITAYNIISSIFRGLGDSKSPMYFIAVACGVNIVLDYVFIGGLHFGASGAALGTTLAQTISVIVALIAIRKKDTGISLKRSDLKPEGKTLKNILGIGIPISLQDGFIQISFIVITIIVNQRGLNDAAAVGIVEKIISFVFLVPSSMLSAVSAIAAQNIGAGKDERATKTLKYAIMISMSFGLCVAVLMQFISNFVVGIFTVDTMVIHMGSQYIRSYIWDCMIAGIHFSFSGYFCAYGKSGISFLHNVLSIVLIRIPGAYFASKWFIDTLYPMGCAAPAGSLLSVIVCGIAFIYLKRRRRL; from the coding sequence ATGGAAAGAGACTTAACGACTGGAAGTATTGGAAGGAATATTTTGAAATTTTCACTTCCGTATTTTTTGTCATATTTTTTACAGACTTTATATGGAATGGCGGATTTGTTTATTATTGGACAATTTAATGGAGTTGCTAGCACAACCGCTGTTTCTATCGGAAGTCAGGTAATGCATATGATCACGGTTATGATCGTTGGAATTGCGATGGGGACTACCGTTATGATCGGTAAATCCGTAGGTGCAAAACAAAAGAAAGAAACTTCAAAGATCATTGGAAATACTGTCAGTTTGTTTGTATGTCTTTCTGTTGTACTTACAGTGGTGTTATTATTTTTTGTTCATCCAATTGTTCATATCATGTCAACACCGCAACAGGCAGTAGAAGGAACAACCGCATATTTAACCATATGTTTTGCGGGAATTCCTTTGATCACTGCATATAATATCATCAGTTCCATTTTCAGGGGATTGGGAGATTCAAAAAGTCCAATGTATTTTATAGCAGTTGCTTGTGGAGTGAATATCGTTCTGGATTATGTTTTTATTGGAGGACTTCATTTTGGAGCTTCAGGTGCAGCACTTGGAACTACGTTAGCACAGACGATCAGTGTGATCGTTGCACTTATTGCAATTCGGAAGAAAGATACTGGTATTTCATTAAAACGCAGTGATTTAAAACCAGAAGGAAAAACATTGAAGAATATTTTAGGGATTGGAATTCCAATTTCCTTGCAAGATGGGTTTATACAGATTTCCTTTATTGTAATTACGATCATTGTAAATCAAAGGGGATTAAATGATGCTGCAGCTGTAGGAATCGTTGAAAAGATCATCAGTTTTGTATTTTTAGTGCCATCTTCTATGCTGTCAGCAGTTTCTGCGATTGCAGCACAAAATATTGGCGCTGGAAAAGATGAACGTGCAACAAAGACATTAAAATATGCGATTATGATTTCTATGAGTTTTGGATTATGTGTTGCAGTGCTGATGCAGTTTATTTCAAATTTTGTTGTGGGAATCTTTACAGTCGATACCATGGTTATTCACATGGGAAGCCAGTATATTCGAAGTTACATATGGGATTGCATGATCGCTGGAATTCATTTTAGTTTTAGCGGGTATTTTTGCGCATATGGAAAGTCGGGAATTTCTTTTCTTCATAATGTATTATCGATTGTACTGATTCGTATTCCAGGGGCTTATTTTGCTTCTAAATGGTTTATAGATACTTTATATCCTATGGGATGTGCAGCACCAGCAGGATCATTATTATCAGTTATTGTGTGCGGGATCGCATTTATATATTTAAAAAGAAGGAGAAGACTATGA
- a CDS encoding DHH family phosphoesterase — MKHFNEQISKAKTIAITGHIHPDGDCIGSCLALKQYILDNYSGKKVDVYLESISTEFRFLSHAQEIITESKDDESYDLFFVLDCGSEDRYEPFATMVRGAKTLIGIDHHISNDGFGDFYKIDPQASATCEVLCQIFEEDKISKECAQCLYTGIVHDTGVFKHSNTTRKTMEYAGMLLEKGVSTTKIIDETFYQKTFVQNQLLGKALLKSQLYADGQIIISNLSEQDFEELHASTSDSDGIIDQLRITKGVEAAIFLYPIENGYKVSMRSNEKVKVSEIAKTHGGGGHIRAAGCSMKGTLKDIQSTIISEITEQL, encoded by the coding sequence ATGAAACACTTTAATGAACAGATTTCAAAGGCTAAAACAATTGCCATTACAGGACACATCCATCCGGATGGAGACTGTATTGGCAGTTGCCTTGCCTTAAAACAGTATATTTTAGATAATTATTCTGGGAAGAAAGTTGATGTTTATTTAGAATCGATCAGCACAGAGTTTCGTTTTTTAAGTCATGCGCAGGAGATCATCACGGAGTCGAAAGATGATGAAAGCTATGATCTGTTTTTTGTTTTAGATTGTGGCTCTGAAGATCGTTATGAACCATTTGCAACAATGGTCAGAGGTGCAAAAACATTGATCGGAATCGATCATCATATCAGTAATGATGGATTTGGGGACTTTTATAAGATCGATCCACAGGCGAGTGCAACTTGTGAAGTTTTGTGCCAGATTTTTGAAGAGGATAAGATTTCAAAAGAATGTGCCCAGTGCCTATACACAGGAATCGTGCACGATACCGGAGTGTTTAAGCATTCAAATACAACACGTAAAACGATGGAATATGCGGGAATGTTACTGGAGAAGGGTGTTTCAACTACAAAGATCATTGATGAGACATTTTATCAGAAGACATTTGTACAAAATCAGTTGTTAGGGAAAGCATTGTTAAAAAGTCAACTTTATGCAGATGGACAGATTATTATTTCGAATCTTTCAGAACAAGATTTTGAAGAGCTTCATGCATCAACATCCGACAGTGATGGGATCATTGATCAGCTGCGAATTACAAAAGGTGTGGAAGCAGCAATTTTTCTATATCCGATCGAAAATGGCTATAAAGTAAGTATGCGTTCGAATGAGAAAGTTAAGGTTTCAGAGATTGCTAAAACACATGGAGGTGGAGGACATATCCGTGCAGCAGGATGTTCCATGAAAGGAACATTGAAAGACATTCAAAGTACGATCATAAGCGAGATCACAGAACAATTATAA
- a CDS encoding sulfite exporter TauE/SafE family protein, whose amino-acid sequence MLTFLIVCPAVFLAGLIDAIGGGGGLISLPIYLLAGLPPHRAIATNKLSSSMGTAAATVRFAKMGHINFNIALSCSVTAILGSFLGASLSVYTNERIIQIFILVLLPILFVYLLFTKKDFDSFVLEISKSTYIASILSAFVIGIYDGFYGPGTGTFLLLCLTRFAGLDVLTASGVTKFINLVTNLTALVTFLFYGKVYLLLGFVAGLCSILGNLIGSGMLTKNADKVLKPAILGVICIFFVRTITTF is encoded by the coding sequence ATGCTTACTTTTTTAATTGTTTGTCCTGCCGTTTTTCTGGCTGGACTGATTGATGCGATTGGAGGCGGTGGTGGATTGATTTCTCTGCCAATTTATCTGTTGGCAGGATTGCCTCCTCACAGAGCAATTGCTACAAATAAATTAAGTTCTTCCATGGGAACAGCTGCAGCCACAGTACGTTTTGCAAAAATGGGACATATTAATTTTAACATCGCACTAAGTTGTTCTGTTACGGCTATTTTAGGATCATTTTTGGGAGCTTCATTATCTGTTTATACGAATGAACGTATTATTCAGATTTTTATTTTAGTACTACTTCCAATCCTGTTTGTATATCTTTTATTTACAAAGAAAGATTTTGATTCTTTTGTCCTTGAAATTTCTAAATCAACTTATATCGCAAGTATTTTATCTGCTTTTGTGATCGGTATTTATGATGGATTTTATGGACCTGGAACTGGAACATTTTTATTACTTTGCCTGACACGTTTTGCAGGTCTAGATGTATTAACTGCTTCTGGTGTCACGAAATTTATTAATCTTGTTACAAACTTAACAGCATTAGTTACTTTCTTATTTTATGGAAAAGTGTATTTGCTGCTTGGATTTGTTGCTGGTCTGTGTTCTATTCTTGGGAATCTGATCGGTTCTGGAATGCTTACAAAGAATGCTGATAAGGTTTTAAAACCTGCGATTCTCGGTGTTATTTGTATTTTCTTTGTAAGAACGATCACGACATTTTAA
- a CDS encoding plasmid recombination protein, translating to MNGFAERNPNLKVFNAIMHLDEETPHLHIDYVPFSTGNKRGYPPKYP from the coding sequence ATGAATGGATTCGCAGAGAGAAATCCCAATCTCAAAGTATTTAATGCAATCATGCACTTGGATGAGGAAACACCACATCTGCATATTGATTATGTACCGTTTTCGACTGGAAATAAGCGGGGTTATCCACCAAAGTATCCCTAA
- a CDS encoding flavodoxin family protein, which translates to MKVTIIHGQSHKGSTYHISKILADKIGGEVKEFFLPRDFGEFCIGCTQCFRKSETLCPHYEKINPLTEALDEADVLIFESPVYVYHVTGSMKAFLDHYGYRWMLHRPEESMFHKQAVCISTAAGAGMKSTNKDMADSFFYWGVPKVYKYGVRVMATSYKDIKPKIKAKIEKDTSKMAYQIKKNAGHVKTGIKTKICFYFMRMLHTRGWDEADLAYWSKKGWDREKRPWKNNKGV; encoded by the coding sequence ATGAAAGTAACAATTATACATGGACAGAGTCATAAAGGCTCTACATATCATATTTCCAAAATTCTGGCAGACAAGATTGGCGGGGAAGTCAAGGAGTTTTTTCTGCCAAGAGATTTTGGGGAATTCTGTATTGGATGTACACAATGTTTTCGTAAATCCGAGACATTATGTCCACATTATGAAAAGATCAATCCATTAACAGAAGCACTTGATGAAGCAGATGTATTGATTTTTGAAAGTCCAGTGTATGTTTATCATGTGACTGGTTCTATGAAAGCGTTTTTAGATCATTATGGTTATCGATGGATGTTGCATAGACCAGAAGAATCAATGTTTCACAAACAGGCGGTATGTATATCAACAGCTGCTGGTGCAGGAATGAAGAGTACAAATAAAGATATGGCAGACAGCTTTTTTTACTGGGGAGTGCCAAAGGTATATAAATACGGTGTTCGTGTTATGGCAACTTCGTATAAAGACATAAAACCAAAAATAAAAGCAAAAATTGAAAAAGATACAAGTAAAATGGCATATCAGATTAAGAAGAATGCTGGGCATGTGAAAACAGGAATAAAGACAAAGATTTGCTTTTATTTTATGAGAATGCTTCATACCAGAGGCTGGGATGAGGCCGACCTTGCCTATTGGAGTAAAAAAGGCTGGGATCGAGAAAAAAGACCTTGGAAGAACAATAAAGGAGTGTGA
- the thiW gene encoding energy coupling factor transporter S component ThiW codes for MNLKKLTISAMLVAVAVILSSFSIPIGPSRCFPIQHMVNVLAAVFLGPVYGVSMAFCTALIRNLLGTGSLLAFPGSMVGAFVSAMIFKYTRSKIGAYLGEVIGTGILGGMLCYPIASMMMGQKAALFTFVGPFLASTLCGTVIAAVIITALYKSKAVRLIEEYID; via the coding sequence ATGAATTTAAAAAAATTAACAATATCCGCAATGTTGGTAGCTGTAGCGGTTATCTTATCATCATTTTCAATCCCGATCGGACCGAGCAGATGCTTTCCGATTCAGCACATGGTCAACGTACTGGCTGCAGTGTTTCTAGGTCCTGTATACGGAGTTTCTATGGCGTTTTGCACAGCACTGATCAGAAATTTACTCGGAACAGGAAGTCTGCTTGCGTTCCCTGGAAGTATGGTTGGGGCATTTGTCAGTGCTATGATTTTTAAATATACAAGATCTAAGATTGGTGCATATCTTGGAGAAGTGATTGGAACAGGAATTTTAGGTGGAATGCTTTGCTATCCGATCGCATCTATGATGATGGGACAGAAAGCAGCTTTATTTACATTTGTAGGGCCATTCCTTGCAAGTACGCTTTGTGGGACTGTGATCGCAGCTGTGATTATTACAGCATTGTATAAATCAAAAGCGGTCCGTTTGATCGAAGAATATATAGACTAA
- a CDS encoding bifunctional riboflavin kinase/FAD synthetase translates to MEYIHNTEQFQFHNTVVALGKFDGMHKGHQLIFDELIQYKQLGYQAAVFSFDRPPLNMLKHKHMRVIYTTNEKIKLLARRGIDIYIEHPFTDEFSHLSPEDFVIKVLLEKTGMKVLVVGDDCGFGYKRQGNVELLERMSKEYDFKLIVIPKLELEGEIVSSTRIRHLLSEGKVEEANRLMEDPFMICGSVVHGNHMGAEVLQMPTANQIPLEDKLLPPNGVYVSRIHYKDETYYGISNVGVKPTIEGKKHMGVETYILDFHKNIYHKEIEVELLCFKRPEMKFDSLESLSQQMHEDAEFARRYAKEHYGYEA, encoded by the coding sequence ATGGAATACATTCATAATACAGAACAATTTCAATTTCATAATACAGTGGTAGCTCTTGGCAAATTTGACGGAATGCATAAAGGGCATCAGTTGATCTTTGATGAACTGATTCAGTATAAGCAACTGGGATATCAGGCGGCTGTATTTTCTTTTGACCGTCCACCACTTAATATGTTAAAACACAAACATATGAGAGTGATCTACACGACCAACGAAAAGATAAAACTTCTTGCAAGAAGAGGAATTGATATTTATATCGAACATCCATTTACAGATGAATTCTCGCATTTATCACCAGAAGATTTTGTGATCAAAGTACTTCTTGAAAAAACAGGAATGAAAGTTTTAGTTGTTGGTGATGATTGTGGGTTTGGTTATAAACGTCAAGGAAACGTAGAATTACTTGAACGGATGTCAAAGGAATATGATTTTAAATTGATCGTTATTCCCAAACTTGAATTAGAAGGAGAAATTGTATCAAGCACAAGAATCCGTCATTTGCTATCTGAGGGTAAAGTGGAGGAAGCTAATCGTCTGATGGAAGATCCGTTTATGATCTGTGGATCTGTAGTTCATGGAAATCATATGGGAGCAGAAGTACTTCAAATGCCAACAGCGAATCAGATTCCATTGGAGGATAAGTTATTGCCTCCAAATGGAGTATATGTTTCAAGAATCCATTATAAAGATGAAACGTATTACGGAATTAGTAATGTTGGAGTAAAGCCAACGATCGAAGGAAAGAAACATATGGGAGTTGAAACATATATTTTAGATTTCCATAAGAATATCTATCATAAAGAAATAGAAGTGGAATTATTGTGTTTTAAAAGACCAGAAATGAAATTTGATTCTCTAGAATCTTTAAGCCAGCAGATGCATGAGGATGCAGAATTTGCAAGAAGATATGCAAAAGAACATTATGGATATGAAGCATAA
- the truB gene encoding tRNA pseudouridine(55) synthase TruB, which translates to MYNGLLNIYKEKDFTSHDVVAKLRGILRQKKIGHTGTLDPNAEGVLPVCLGKGTKLCDMLTGTKKQYKVSFVFEKETDTEDIWGTVTKTHEPLKQDAPIKDTILSFVGEYDQVPPMYSAKKINGKKLYELAREGKIIERKPERIRIYDISDIEISYPEVTMTVTCSKGTYIRSLCRDIGHKLQNGACMTKLVRTRSSGFQLEYAHTLSEIEEAVKTGKIEEWIIPIEKVFLKYQKGTVKKDYDKVLFNGNPLKKEMFYEIDLDTTKKLRVYDESEQFIGIYYWKKNMFFPDKIFYDNNQ; encoded by the coding sequence ATGTACAACGGATTATTGAATATATATAAAGAAAAAGATTTTACATCGCATGATGTTGTCGCAAAACTTCGAGGGATCTTACGTCAGAAAAAGATTGGTCATACAGGAACTTTGGATCCAAATGCAGAAGGAGTATTGCCGGTCTGTCTTGGAAAAGGAACAAAGTTATGCGATATGTTAACAGGAACGAAGAAACAGTATAAGGTAAGCTTTGTGTTTGAAAAAGAGACAGATACAGAAGATATATGGGGAACTGTTACGAAAACACATGAACCGTTAAAACAAGATGCACCGATCAAAGATACGATCTTGTCTTTCGTTGGAGAATATGATCAGGTACCACCTATGTATTCTGCAAAGAAAATTAATGGAAAGAAGCTGTATGAACTTGCCAGAGAAGGAAAAATTATCGAGCGCAAACCAGAACGGATCAGGATCTATGATATTTCAGATATTGAAATCTCTTATCCAGAAGTTACAATGACAGTTACATGCAGCAAAGGTACATATATCCGAAGTCTTTGCAGGGATATTGGACATAAGCTTCAAAATGGAGCGTGTATGACAAAGTTAGTCCGTACAAGATCCAGTGGTTTTCAATTAGAATATGCTCATACATTATCAGAGATTGAGGAAGCAGTGAAAACTGGAAAAATCGAAGAATGGATAATTCCAATTGAAAAGGTTTTTCTAAAATATCAAAAAGGTACCGTAAAGAAAGACTATGATAAGGTTTTATTTAACGGAAATCCTTTAAAGAAAGAGATGTTTTATGAAATAGATCTCGATACAACAAAGAAACTTCGGGTATATGATGAAAGTGAACAGTTTATCGGAATATATTACTGGAAAAAAAATATGTTTTTCCCAGATAAGATTTTTTATGACAACAACCAATGA
- a CDS encoding AAA family ATPase, with protein sequence MSTNTIITIERQYGSGGHLIGEKLAESLGIPFYDSELIKVAAKESGICEEIFESFDEKPTTSFLYSLVMDPYSLGYNSNSFDLPLNHKVFLAAFDTIKELASKGPCVFVGRCADYALEDFDNCISVYVHAPFEDRIKRIENEYGIPNGKSKEMLMKKDKQRSSYYNYYSSNKWGDAKSYDLCLNSSYLGIDGSVDLIKKIIAMKESEK encoded by the coding sequence ATGAGTACTAACACAATTATTACAATCGAACGACAATATGGAAGCGGAGGACACTTGATTGGAGAGAAGCTTGCCGAAAGTTTAGGAATCCCTTTTTATGACAGTGAACTGATTAAAGTTGCTGCAAAGGAAAGCGGCATTTGTGAAGAGATCTTTGAAAGTTTTGATGAAAAACCAACGACTAGTTTTCTTTACTCTCTGGTAATGGATCCTTATTCATTAGGATACAATTCCAATTCTTTTGACTTGCCATTGAATCATAAGGTGTTTTTGGCAGCTTTTGATACGATTAAGGAACTGGCATCAAAGGGACCTTGTGTGTTCGTTGGAAGATGTGCAGATTATGCGTTAGAAGACTTTGATAATTGCATCAGTGTATATGTACATGCACCATTTGAGGATCGTATCAAACGAATTGAGAATGAATATGGAATTCCGAATGGAAAGAGCAAAGAGATGCTGATGAAGAAAGATAAACAACGTTCCAGCTATTACAACTATTACAGTTCTAATAAGTGGGGGGATGCAAAATCATATGATCTTTGCTTAAACAGCAGTTATTTAGGAATTGATGGAAGTGTTGATCTGATAAAGAAAATAATTGCAATGAAAGAATCAGAGAAGTAA
- the mscL gene encoding large conductance mechanosensitive channel protein MscL has translation MKKFLEEFKSFALRGNVMDMAVGVLIGGAFSGIVTSLTDNFIQPIIKLVMTGKVYTLEEISGYASAFGSSVVNFLIMAFILFCLLKAMNKVMSFGSKPEEPAQPTTKICPFCMSEIDIRATRCPHCTSVQPESEADQK, from the coding sequence ATGAAAAAATTTTTAGAAGAATTTAAGTCGTTTGCACTCCGTGGTAATGTTATGGATATGGCAGTCGGTGTATTGATCGGTGGTGCTTTTTCAGGAATTGTTACATCACTTACAGATAATTTTATTCAGCCAATCATAAAATTGGTTATGACAGGAAAAGTATACACATTAGAAGAGATTTCAGGGTATGCATCAGCATTCGGGTCTTCGGTTGTGAATTTCCTGATCATGGCGTTTATCTTATTTTGTCTTTTAAAAGCAATGAATAAGGTCATGTCATTTGGTTCAAAACCAGAGGAACCTGCACAGCCAACTACAAAAATCTGTCCATTTTGTATGAGTGAGATCGATATTCGTGCAACGAGATGTCCTCATTGTACATCTGTGCAGCCAGAGAGCGAAGCAGATCAGAAATAG
- a CDS encoding methionyl aminopeptidase: METIGRNDACWCGSGKKYKKCHCQFDEKLKELQQEGHIIPSHDMIKTPEQIEKIKESGKINIAVLDYVAEHIKAGVTTQQIDDWVYEQTTSRGAIPAPLNYEGFPKSVCTSVNDQVCHGIPSEDVVLQEGDIINVDVSTIYHGYFSDSSRMFCIGEVSKEKKKLVDVTKECVEIGLKNVKPWGLLGDMGHAVHMHAVENGYTVVKEIGGHGVGLQFHEDPYVSYVSEPGTGMVMAPGMMFTIEPMVNMGTDEFYVDEVDEWQIYTDDGQPSAQWEVQVLVTEDGYELIAY, translated from the coding sequence ATGGAAACTATCGGAAGAAATGATGCATGCTGGTGTGGCAGTGGAAAAAAATATAAAAAATGCCACTGTCAGTTTGATGAGAAATTAAAAGAATTACAGCAGGAAGGACATATCATCCCATCTCACGATATGATCAAAACTCCAGAACAGATTGAGAAGATCAAAGAAAGTGGAAAGATCAATATCGCTGTTTTGGATTATGTTGCAGAGCATATTAAAGCTGGAGTTACAACACAGCAGATTGATGACTGGGTATATGAACAGACAACATCTCGTGGTGCAATCCCTGCTCCATTAAATTATGAGGGATTTCCTAAGAGCGTTTGTACTTCAGTAAATGATCAAGTATGTCACGGAATTCCTTCAGAAGATGTCGTTTTACAAGAAGGTGATATCATCAACGTCGATGTTTCTACGATCTATCATGGATATTTCTCAGATTCTTCTCGTATGTTCTGTATTGGTGAAGTTTCTAAAGAAAAGAAAAAATTAGTTGATGTTACAAAAGAATGTGTTGAGATTGGTCTTAAAAATGTAAAACCTTGGGGACTTCTCGGTGATATGGGACATGCAGTGCATATGCACGCTGTAGAAAATGGTTACACTGTTGTCAAAGAAATCGGTGGGCATGGTGTTGGTCTTCAGTTCCATGAAGATCCTTATGTAAGCTATGTTTCTGAACCTGGTACTGGTATGGTTATGGCTCCAGGTATGATGTTTACGATCGAACCAATGGTTAATATGGGGACCGACGAGTTTTATGTTGATGAAGTTGACGAATGGCAGATCTATACTGATGATGGACAGCCTTCTGCACAGTGGGAAGTTCAGGTTCTTGTAACAGAAGATGGTTATGAACTGATTGCTTATTAA